A single window of Lytechinus variegatus isolate NC3 chromosome 8, Lvar_3.0, whole genome shotgun sequence DNA harbors:
- the LOC121420322 gene encoding uncharacterized protein LOC121420322: MPRNGDATSYYQLNSNVPIKAPEGPLSDQVLWTIATNLTNRWYELAYALNLPDTELARIDHLFPPQPEHDRHFSALRDWRFRSLKLIPPHQAAMELSNSMMKLGRHDLSNFVLYKYQEALQCS, encoded by the exons ATGCCGAGAAACGGAGACGCTACTTCATACTACCAACTTAACTCAAATGTGCCCATCAAAGCTCCAGAAG GTCCTCTCAGTGACCAAGTCCTCTGGACGATCGCGACAAACCTCACAAACCGATGGTACGAGCTCGCCTACGCCCTCAATCTCCCCGACACCGAGCTCGCCCGCATCGACCATCTCTTCCCTCCACAACCCGAGCATGACCGTCATTTTAGTGCCCTGAGGGACTGGCGATTCAGGTCATTGAAACTCATACCTCCCCACCAGGCGGCAATGGAACTGTCCAATAGTATGATGAAACTAGGACGTCATGATTTGAGCAATTTCGTCTTGTATAAATACCAAGAGGCGTTACAATGTTCTTGA